From a region of the Balaenoptera acutorostrata chromosome 14, mBalAcu1.1, whole genome shotgun sequence genome:
- the MICAL1 gene encoding F-actin-monooxygenase MICAL1 isoform X3, translating into MASPTSTNPAHAHFESVLQAQLCQDVLSSFQGLCRALGLEPGGGLPQYHKIKAQLNYWSAKSLWAKLDKRASQPVYQQGQACTSTKCLVVGAGPCGLRAAVELAMLGARVVLVEKRTKFSRHNVLHLWPFTIHDLRALGAKKFYGRFCTGSLDHISIRQLQLLLLKVALLLGVEIHWGVTFTGLQPPPRKGSGWRAQLQPSPPAQLANYEFDVLISAAGGKFVPEGFTVREMRGKLAIGITANFVNRRTVEETQVPEISGVARIYNQSFFQSLLKATGIDLENIVYYKDDTHYFVMTAKKQCLLRLGVLRQDWPETDRLLGSANVVPEALQRFARAAADFATHGKLGKLEFAQDAHGRPDVSAFDFTSMMRAESSARVQEKHGARLLLGLVGDCLVEPFWPLGTGVARGFLAAFDAAWMVKRWAEGARPLEVLAERESLYQLLSQTSPENMHRNVAQYGLDPASRYPNLNLRAVTPSQVRDLYDVEAKEPVRRMSDKTDSGKPATGSVATQEELLHWCQEQTAGYPGVHVTNLSSSWVDGLALCALVHRLRPGLLEPSELQGVGALEATSWALKMAEHELGITPVLSAQAMVAGNDPLGLIAYLSHFHSAFKSTPHNPAGPVSQGSSGTASAVLFLGKLQRTLQRTRVQGNGEDAGGKKPRMEVEAETPSTEEPPVPEPDVPVTPASQYQEASAEDLCALCGEHLYILERLCANGRFFHRSCFRCHICETTLWPSGYGQHPGDGHFYCLQHLPQPGHKEDSSDRGPESQVLPIHSENNMPSRPSIPVAPQEGTSPVPSQPTRRLIRLSSPERQRLSSLHLTPDPEMEAPPKPPRSCSILARQALEGSFVGWGMPVQSPQVLVAVEKEEEEESPCSSDEEAEEDVPLDSDTEQVLWNLAKNSGTMNSYPTWRRTLLRRAKEEEMKRFCKAQAIQRRQNEIEAALRELEAKGMELELALRSRGSSPEQQKALWLEQLLQLVQKKNSLVAEEAELMITVQELNLEEKQWQLDQELRTYMNQEEALKTAADQQAEDKVLRKLVDVVNQRDALIRFQEERRLSELPSGPGPQG; encoded by the exons ATGGCCTCACCCACCTCCACCAACCCAGCGCATGCCCACTTTGAGAGCGTCCTGCAGGCCCAGCTGTGCCAGGATGTGCTGAGCAGCTTCCAGGGGCTATGCAGGGCCCTGGGGCTGGAGCCCGGTGGGGGGCTGCCCCAGTACCACAAGATCAAGGCCCAGCTCAACTACTGGAGTGCcaagtcactgtgggccaagcTGGACAAGAGAGCAAGCCAGCCTGTCTACCAGCAGGGCCAGGCCTGCACCAGCACCAAG TGCCTGGTGGTGGGTGCCGGACCTTGTGGGCTGCGGGCTGCTGTGGAGCTGGCGATGCTTGGGGCCCGGGTGGTGCTGGTGGAAAAGCGCACCAAGTTCTCTCGCCACAACGTGCTCCACCTCTGGCCCTTCACCATCCATGACCTTCGGGCACTCGGCGCCAAGAAGTTCTATGGGCGCttctgcacaggctccctggacCACATCA GCATCCGGCAACTTCAGCTGCTTTTGTTGAAAGTGGCATTACTGCTGGGGGTGGAAATTCACTGGGGTGTCACTTTCACTGGCCTTCAGCCCCCTCCCAGAAAGG GGAGTGGTTGGCGTGCCCAgctccagcccagccccccagcccaaCTGGCCAACTATGAATTTGATGTCCTCATCTCTGCAGCTGGAGGTAAATTCGTCCCTGAAG GCTTCACAGTGCGGGAAATGCGCGGCAAACTGGCCATTGGCATCACGGCCAACTTTGTGAACAGGCGCACCGTGGAAGAGACACAGGTGCCCGAGATCAGCGGCGTGGCCAGGATCTACAACCAGAGCTTCTTCCAGAGCCTGCTGAAAGCCACAG GCATTGATCTGGAGAACATCGTGTACTACAAGGATGACACCCACtactttgtgatgacagccaAGAAGCAGTGCCTGCTACGGCTGGGGGTGCTGCGTCAG GACTGGCCGGAGACCGACCGGCTGCTGGGCAGTGCCAATGTGGTGCCCGAGGCTTTGCAGCGCTTTGCTCGGGCAGCTGCTGACTTCGCCACCCATGGCAAGCTCGGGAAGCTGGAGTTTGCCCAGGATGCCCACGGGCGGCCCGACGTCTCTGCCTTTGACTTCACAAGCATGATGCGGGCAGAGAGCTCTGCTCGGGTGCAGGAGAAACATGGCGCCCGCCTGCTGCTGGGGCTGGTTGGGGACTGCCTGGTGGAG CCCTTCTGGCCCCTGGGCACTGGAGTGGCCCGAGGCTTCTTGGCAGCCTTTGATGCCGCCTGGATGGTGAAGCGCTGGGCAGAGGGCGCTAGGCCCCTAGAGGTGTTGGCAGAGAG AGAGAGCTTGTACCAGCTCCTGTCACAGACATCCCCAGAAAACATGCACCGCAATGTGGCCCAATATGGGCTGGACCCAGCCTCCCGCTATCCCAACCTGAACCTCCGGGCCGTGACCCCCAGTCAG GTACGAGACCTGTATGATGTGGAGGCCAAGGAGCCTGTGCGGAGAATGAGTGACAAGACAGACTCAGGAAAGCCGGCCACTG GGTCGGTGGCCACCCAGGAGGAGCTGCTACACTGGTGCCAGGAGCAGACGGCTGGTTACCCAGGGGTCCATGTCACCAACCTGTCTTCCTCCTGGGTGGATGGGCTGGCTCTGTGTGCCCTCGTGCACCGGCTGCGGCCCGGCCTACT GGAACCCTCAGAGCTGCAGGGAGTCGGGGCTCTGGAAGCGACTTCTTGGGCACTGAAGATGGCAGAGCATGAGCTGGGCATCACGCCCGTGTTGTCCGCACAGGCAATGGTGGCAGGGAATGACCCACTGGGCCTCATTGCCTACCTCAGCCACTTCCATAGTGCCTTCAAGAGCACACCTCACAACCCAG CAGGCCCAGTCAGCCAAGGCTCCTCGGGCACCGCCAGCGCTGTACTGTTCCTTGGCAAACTGCAGAGGACCCTGCAACGGACCCGGGTCCAG GGAAACGGGGAGGATGCTGGTGGCAAGAAGCCTCGCATGGAG GTAGAGGCTGAGACCCCAAGTACTGAGGAGCCACCTGTCCCAGAGCCTGATGTACCAGTGACACCCGCATCCCAATACCAGGAG GCCAGTGCCGAGGATCTGTGTGCACTGTGTGGGGAACACCTCTATATCCTGGAACGCCTCTGTGCCAATGGCCGTTTCTTCCACCGGAGCTGCTTCCGTTGCCATATCTGTGAGACCACATTATGGCCAAGTGGCTACGGGCAGCACCCAGGAGATG GACATTTCTACTGCCTCCAGCACCTGCCCCAGCCAGGCCACAAAGAGGATAGCAGTGACAGAGGCCCTGAGAGTCAG gtccttcCCATACACAGTGAGAATAACATGCCATCACGCCCCTCGATTCCCGTGGCCCCCCAGGAGGGGACCAGTCCTGTCCCAAGCCAGCCCACCCGTCGGCTGATCCGCCTCTCCAGCCCAGAACGCCAGCGGTTATCCTCCCTTCATCTCACCCCTGACCCGGAAATGGAGGCTCCACCCAAGCCCCCCCGAAGCTGCTCCATCTTGGCCCGCCAGGCCCTAGAGGGAAGCTTTGTGGGCTGGGGAATGCCAGTCCAGAGTCCTCAAG TTCTTGTGGccgtggagaaggaggaggaagaagagagtccCTGCTCCAGTGACGAGGAAGCAGAGGAAGACGTGCCGTTGGACTCAGACACGGAACAG GTTCTGTGGAACTTGGCTAAGAACTCAGGCACAATGAACAGTTACCCAACGTGGCGTCGGACTCTGCTGCGCCGTGCTAAGGAGGAGGAGATGAAGCGGTTCTGCAAGGCTCAG GCCATCCAACGGCGACAAAATGAGATCGAGGCTGCTCTGAGGGAGCTGGAGGCCAAGGGCATGGAGCTGGAGCTGGCTTTGAGGAGCCGGGGCA GTTCCCCCGAACAGCAAAAGGCACTATGGCTAGAACAGTTGCTACAGCTTGTTCAGAAGAAAAACAGCCTGGTGGCCGAGGAGGCTGAGCTCATGATCAC GGTGCAGGAGCTGAACTTGGAGGAGAAACAGTGGCAGCTGGACCAAGAACTGCGAACCTACATGAACCAGGAAG AAGCCCTGAAGACAGCTGCCGACCAGCAGGCTGAGGACAAGGTCCTGAGGAAGCTAGTGGACGTGGTGAACCAGCGAGATGCCCTCATTCGCTTCCAggaggagcgcaggctcagtgagcTGCCCTCGGGGCCAGGGCCCCAGGGCTAG